In Lycium ferocissimum isolate CSIRO_LF1 chromosome 7, AGI_CSIRO_Lferr_CH_V1, whole genome shotgun sequence, the sequence TTTCTTCCTTTTGCAGCCTTAATTGGCCATCTGCCCAATTAGCTGAGAACAGCAGATTTATCGGTTGCAATAAAAATGGCCATCGCGAAATACATATCTATGTTTTGTGTGCCAATATGACACAAAGGtaaatcatgcatgttgttTAAGTATAACTTACACATTGATGTATCAATTtattccttatattaattacCCACTGCATCAAGTAACTTTCTTGATCATCATTTCCTTGTAAGCTTTGTGTGCAAACAAAGTTTGTGAATTGGATTGGATGCACTCAAACTTATCTAATGCATTTAAGTCTTAAATTAGTTAACTTGGATCAGACTTCGAAGTAAACCAGTGGAATATGCCCTCAATCTTTGGTAATTTGTGCAGCACTTGGTTGGTTTTCTTAGCATATCATTTGTAAAGAAAACAAGAACACCCCCCTGTTTTAGTAAGGTATTCTATTTTTGGTACACCTCTTGTATGCGGGCTCATTTTTGCCCTTCTtctaatgaaattatttactttatgacaaaaagaaaggaaagaagaaagtcCCAATAATGATTTGTAAAAGATATAAATCTTTTTCCCTAGAAGATGTGATCAATGCATGACTAGAACATTTAGCAGTGAAGACATTGGAGTAGAATTTTTGATAATGAACATTGGAGCAGAATTAAAACATCTAATGATGAAAACGACTAAATGATTATTTTGATCATGGTGATTGTTCTGATTAGCGTGAAAACTTGTTACTCCCTCCTGTCACCCCGGGTGAAccaaaaagaatgagaaaaattagtccctttaaaaattaaaaaaattctccCATATAGGAATTTACTAGCCATatatgcccgtgcgatgcatGGGCTCGCACGGGCCGAACatgtttattcactttaattagcatgtctttaaggtttgtattttgtaaataatttttaaaaatttgtaataatcatgacaatgaaagttgttcatcaatgtgaaaaagaaaattagtaagaaggtgagggaaaattaatattttgattttagattttttcttttaaattgtttaatatcTCATATGTATACTGACAAGTTGATATCTGTCTCAATCAATTAACTAAtaaattgttgtatatattggtttttttaaaagcaaaactaataaaaaattttaattaaattaactaaaaaatatgaggaaataaatgtgtcggataattaaaattgaagtgcatacgtctatggaataaatattaagtattatgacatattagaaatgcgatatgttatatcgtaaatcatcaaattttaattccaaaatgaaaatataaactaatacattttataaatgtaaagaaacaataatcagagaatgcaaaggagagtaatataagtaaagtattgacaaagaaggaaaagaggacgaacaatagcaatgcaaatttgtaccaaaagttatataaattgcacattttaaccaactacttttttatccacTTAGACATTTGTCATAGTCTCTCTCCAatagactattttcaagaatattGACTAGAaatgattaattttattttggttttataaatgaacaagtaatttggacacacacatattatatttttcaagaacgcGAAAAGTCAAGAGTGAACAACTAAAAGTGCATGGAGCAAATAAATGTAgtggagaattaaaattgaaatgcatacgtctatggaataaatattaagtattatgacatattagaAATGTTCACGTGGGATTAAAAAATAGTTaggtaaagtgtacaagttatatagcttatagtacaagcattcattgcatGTGCAATTTGttaagcttttggtacaagtttGGGCGACTTGTGTTCGTACCCCCCAAGCCACTTATGAGTCGTGTTcgcccttccccccccccccccccaaagccgcttattaaatattaaatactatgacacatgtctacgttactatggacgaagggagtaattcatttttattaattcttaaagaacgtgaaaagtcaaaagataGTAACgtgaccaagtaatatgggacataaggagtacttcatttattaattcttaaataacgtgaaaagtcaaaatgaacaagtaaaagtgcacggaagaaataaatatgtgtcggagaattaaaatagaagtgcacacgtgtatatatgagaagaaaataaatattcagaactatgacatatatccacgtgggatttattaattctcaaagaatgtgaaaagtcaaaagtgaacaaattaaagtgcatggaggaaataaatttgtgtaggagaattaaaattgagccgcatatgtctatacatgagaagagaataaatattcaatagaAATaccaaaagtcaaaagtgaaaaagtaaaagtacactagaaataaatatgtcgaagaattaaatttaaagtgcatacgtctatcgTAATGAAGGTAATAAATATTAAGATTATGACACATGTCTacatgggatataaaaatagttggataaagtgtacaaattatatagctCATGGTACAAGAATTTAATGGGGGTACAATTTTTAAAGCCCATGGTACAACCATGAGCTGCTGTGTTGGTCCCCTTACGGGGCTTCTATATAATAGAAATGTAAGTGATGAGAACTGATGTATTTTGGTGTTTTAATGTCACTGGAAAAATGAATATGGATAATTGTCATTTCTCTCTGTGAATGATAATGTTTCTTTTTCACCAATAAAGGATGTGGTATAACGGATGGAATGCTTTCTTCTTAACCGTAAGCCTTCCTCAATCCCGACATGGAAAAGGGGTAGGTAGCGCTTCCCCCCGAATGGAGCCCTACGCGGCACGAATACGGATTTAGTCGCCCAATGCTAAAGATTTCGATCACGGAccgtggaaaaaaaaaaaaaagacaatgtTTCTTTTTCTACTTAAAGCAAAACCAAGCCCCTTTAAACGTAGTACGAAGAGATTAAGAAAGGGAACTGAATGAATGGGTAACTTGAAACTTATGTGGTGCTATTTGTGCTTTGACTAGTATTAACAACTAGTGCAAGTTTATGGTTATCTGACTATCGGTCCAAAGGGGGGATATTTGTTTTCCAATAGTCTTTTGTCAACACGTGTTTATTCAAACTTTGAGCATACTTAATATTCATGTTCACTCGATATTGAGTTTACCCTCAGGAGTTGGTCGAGTAGGATTAAAGTCTGAACCAAATACATAAATTCTGCTATGGGTACTAAAATCTCTGTATTATATTGCTAAGAGTGAATTACATGAAGATATCCTTAAGAGAGAAATAATCAAGAATTTAAGTAGCCTTCTAGGatgaggaaagaaaagagattgATTATCATACATGCAGACATAAGGACTTGACTACAATTTCTTTGGCATCACTAGCGAACTTTcagattttcagaaaaaaatatcCACTATTATAGTTCTACCACTTGGCACTGTATGAAGGGTTTTAGTAGAGGAAATGTTATAGTTCAGGGTAATAGTCAAACCCATAGTTTAAgtattaaacaaataaatatgaaTAGTTTAAAGGATTTAGGTATTAattcaaaatatacaagtcaGACGACTAACCTTGAGAGGACATAAAAATTATATGTAAAGAGAAGTTCTAAAGAATGTTTTAAGTAATTGGAaccaaatgaaatgaaaataatatgcAATGATCATTGTGAGGACTAGATTGCATTAGTCTTCTGACtgattattcacttttttttttcagctgAATTCCTACGGCTGATCGGTCTCTCTTAGGGCATGGCCTATTTCGGTGGAGATCAAgtggggtcatttgcacttttgaccctattttgtgttggtctttaagttttgtccctcaagataaataatttttttgcggggcataagtttatattttcgtatcATAATATCTGACAAGTTATGTTTCCTTGTCTTAAAAAACTTATGCCCCGTTAGGCATAAATGCAATTttgaatgacaaaaattaaaaaccagcttatttaaaggactaaaattaaagaccaacgcatttgaagggaaaccgtgcaatttcttggATCAAGTttgttaaaaattaaagaccaacccattttaagggaaaccgtgcaatttcttggATCAAGTTTGTTAAACTGTTTCAACTTAATTTAAGGCCTAAATTTTTTGGTTAGATAAAAGGGGGACTTTCATGAATACAAGATATATAAGagataattatataatatacaacTAATTTAGATATTACAAATTATGCAACTTAAAGTTAAAAACAAGGAAattattgttatgaataaaaagttaaaaataaggAGATACCTTATATTAGTGATGACATAATTAAATGCATATAAAAACACAATAATTGCTTACCTAGAAAGCTCCAGCACAATCTACTAGCAAGCTAATTCATGagttttaagcaaaaaaaaaaaaaaaaaaaaaaaaggttaattcATGATAGAGTTccatatgacttgtgtagtctatCATGATAGTGTTGATGTATTCATGCTGGTACTTgagatattgatctgattattgatattgacaCATACATTACAcgcattctcattcttcatgatatactgttgatacactgttggtacttgatgaaacactgtgatgagctgggctcagtttttaaatgagagtgatgtgagagtccgatatccgatgttagtcccaaaatcgtggattgagtgagtgcatggattccgcgggtcccccaaggtggtgccatatatatatatatgtgtcatTGTAGACTAGAATTGGTTGGCACGTATagtaatatattcatatattaggtatattgtaatattatatactatatacacaaaaggtatcattatattatatactatatataatatacaaaattaaatatacGAATTCTACTATTAtatccataaatattttgttatcatCTTTTCAGTTAAATTTGCCAATTTTAATATAACATATACTTTTTtaggtatattttcatgtacttttcttaTACCATATACCatcttttcatgtacttttcttaatattaatatattcaaataatttcttttagtcacaaaaaaataattgcatcagttatgaagtaaaaataaaaaataaaaaaggaataaaggggaggaaacgaaagaaaaaaatatttttgaaaacggTAGATGGAATATGGGATTTgaaattgattttgttttgtttatttgaaATATTACATTCTCTCTCGTGCCCTTTTCATAGATTTGTAAAAAGTGGATATGTATTAATGGTAGTAACTCctaaaattaagtattattgatattttaggaatgtgaaaaattgaatttttgtaattaaaaagtcaaaattttgaataaatcgtatttatgtaatttttagaaaatagttgcaatctttttaattaccatttCAAAAAGTTGTACTTGTGTGACTTTCCCTagataaaattagctcatgaaaGTTGTCCAATCTCTTCAAGATTGGGCAGGGAAATGATTCACCCATTTAGCAACTCAGCTTAACTTGACCCGCAAATTTAGCAAATTTAAAAGTTCGGCGGGTAgttcaaattaataataagcaaaggcaaaataataataaaaatgtgGCGATCGCACCAAATCAATTGTTATATAAAATGAGACTTTTCATTTTGACGTAACGACAGATTTGATGATGCGATACTATAAACTTTAAGTAACaataaaaaatattgtatttaaAGGAATAATACAACCAAAGGACGGATTTAGAATTTCACTCAGGgggtttgaaaaataaaaatacagcGTTGAGattttaacttgaaactttaaGGTAAATTTCAAAGCAAACTCCCTAAATCACTGGGTCAATCTCTAGTCTTGTGTTTATGAGATTCAAAATCTATCTATGTacgtaaaaaataaattaaagaaaatcttttatatatatatatatatagtgtaagaTCCGCCCCTGAATACAATATGTACCAACCAAAGAAGGGGTAGACAAAATTAACCAATGAAAATGTGATCAGTCCAATCTATTCAAGTTTGGGTAGATTAGTTACCTCACCCATTTAGTAACTCAGGGCAACTTGACCCCCAACTTTAGCAAATCTAAAAGTTGGGCTGGTTTAGCTAAGTATATAGTTTAAAATGATCCAGAAAAACtttgttaaaatatttaaatattctTCTCCATTGATATATTATGTATAGCTACATTCAAGAAAGTATTTCTTATTAACTTTATTTGGTagttaaataaattataagaaaataaataaattaattaaaacttgaTATAAGAGTTGGGTGTGTTGAGTTTTCACCAATTATTTAGTAGGTACATATTAATTTTGGGCAGGATTGGATAATAACTCATCTATTGATTAAGTACAGTTTAATTCGTCTATTCAGCTCCGAATTTTATCACTCCTAATTTTAGTGTTAGCATTATTTAAACCATCCAACTTCGTCCATTAAGCATGTGTTTTTTGTTTCACAATGTTAATgctttaatttatatttatatcatGCCACACGTGGGCACACATTAAGTGAAACTAATCATTAAGTACCCAGTGTATGACTAACTATAGTCTTATATGGTCTGGTTTATATAATGCAAGTAAAGTTCGGCTGGTTtaagataattaaaaaaaaaagttcaacgAAGTCTTTAAGTATATtctattaattttctttttaatttgggATTTTGCACACATGATCCATCCGGCTGGACCGGTCAAGCCGTCATATTCAACCAGCCCTCCAGCTTGATGTGAAAGAAATTTATATCATTCGTGTTTCAAATTATGCGAACATAATTAACTTGACATAAAGTTaagaaaataagatttttttttttttaaattcgtGATGTTAAATATATCATAACTTTGTTTATATGATTACAagatataaaaaattatgattttaaatatttgataatatttgtgcgatcataaaaaaataatttaaaaactttaaattgatttattttaaaCGGAGAAGTAGGTTTTAGCACTTTACAAATTCGAATACTCTATTACTAATAGTAATATATAAAAGCCCTCTGTTATATCCGATGCGTGCCAccaaaaaacaaaggaaaagggaaaagtAGAAGTTTTGTCGTACTgcaattttttaaagaaagagaGATAACAGCTcaatgatatatttttcatctttttggcAAATGAATTACTTCTCTTCTAGGAACCTTCCGTTTTATTGCACGAGGCTAGAGGTTTGTGTTTTTGGATTTCATTTAGTAAGATTGCTTtcagataaaaaaaataagtactagGAAAGCACGTTATTTTTGGTAACTAAGCAATTTTATTACCAAAGCAACAAGGTTCGGTACAAACATCAGACTCGACTAAAAACAGATTCAAAATTTGCAAAGCAAAGTGTCTcaaaaactatcaaaatttgTAAAGCAAGGTGTCTCAAAAACTATCTAAAACTAGACTCAACTATGATACAAATTCATATGTGCCGGAATTCTTGcaatcttcattttcaaactGCCTTGACAGAACACCTCTTGTATGATCATCCTAGTATGTGTTCCTAGTAAGTGTTGtgtcatctctttttttttttgtaaaattaagcCATCGCCAATAGGTTGTGAGCCTATGACGCAGGGGGTTTGGCTAGACCCCTACCATGTTATATTTAAGTCAAACGAACTTACAATGGTTAGAGGGGGACATGGAACCTTGCCTCTTACCTACAAAAAGGATTGTTAACACAATCTAAAAGGAAAGGATTAAGCCTATATATTCCTTTCCTTATCTACCAAGTTGGTTTAACTTACAAAAAAATTACACTTCTCATATCTCCTCCTAAGGGTAGGAGTTTGCCATTTATCTAGTTGAAATAGTCCCTTTGCTTCTCTAGGAAGATCTTGTAGAGAATGATATAAGCTCCTATTTCCACTAGTAGCAACAAGTTTTGCCATGAAATCAGCAATTTGATTGGCCTCTCTGAAACAGTGAGAAATTTGATACTGGCTGTTGCCGAGGATTCTGGAAGTACTCGTAATCAAGTGCTTGAGCTTTAAGTTGTTGGTATCCTTGTTCTTCAACATGTTAGCAATAACCATAGAGTCTAACTCAATGTGAAAGTTATTCAATCCCTGTCTGATTCACCAGTTGATGCCATAATTAACAGCAGCTGCTTCAGCCTGATTGTTACTGCTGCAATTGACTAGGACTGAGAAGGCAAAAATCAAGTCTCGTGCCTCATCTCTAACAACACCTCCTATGCCAGCTTTTCTAGTGTTTGTGAAAAAACTCCCATCAGTGTTTAGCTTCACCATACCAGTAGCAGGCTTCTCCCAATGTACAGGATTACATCTTATTTTATGTCTAAGACTTTCCACTTTTTTTGCATACATTTGCCCACGTCTCATCAGTACTAACAGATGGAAAAGCTTCATTGATTACAGCTTTGACATTCTAGATACATTGATTCACCATTTTGTAATGATAAAACTTGTTCTTGTCTCCATACTTGCAAGATGTCCATGATTTCCAAATCTCCCAACATATCAACACAGGTGTTGCTTGAAGCATCAATATATGAATCTTGTTTTCGGGCTTAGTATTCCACCAGTTGCTAAAAATTGATCGTATGGGAGAGTGTTGATGTATAAGTCCCAGTGGTCCGCCCATGGCTTTCCACAAACAGTCTGCAGCTTTGCCTTCCACCATCACATATTGCATACTTTCTAACTGAGGGTCATGACAGCAAACACAGTAGATTCTGTCTTGTGTGCTAGCATTGGCATTGTTCCAAGCTCTAGGAAATGGTAGTTTACTCGAAAACATCCTCCAACAAATAAAGGGCATCTTAAAGGGAATAGCTTTGTGCCAGATTTTGTTTATAAAATTGTCAACATATCTGTTCTTTCTAATCAAATTCCAAGATGAGCTATTAGAATAGTTACCATCTTCAGTGGGACTCCAAATAGCATAGTCTTCAGTATCTTCATTTCCTATCTCAATGGACATGATATGCAATGCTAACTGACTTGGTATGGCTTTGTAGATTTTATGTGCATTCCATCTTTGATTAACAATGAAGTCTTGTACCTTGGCTCTATAGTTATTTTTGTTGATGAAGCTAGACCAAGTATGTGCCAATGGACCAGTTTTAGTCCAGTTATCCCACCAAAAGCTGCATGATCCTGAATTGATGTTCCATTGTATACAATATTCACTTTTGTCCCTAGCCCATAGAAGATGTTTCCATGCTTGTGAATTACCAGGCTGCCATTTCTTACCCACTGGATGCATTCTAGGGCAGTATTTGGCTTTGagaaaatcagcccacacggatTTGTTTTGTCTGAACTGCCACCATCTCTTGATGGCTAGAGTGTTTGCAATATCACCCATATTTCTAGTGTCGATACCTGATTCAGTCTTAGGATAGCAAAGTTTGTCCCAAGCACTCCAAAGGGTACTTGTTCTTCCCATTGGCAGCATCCCAAAAGAAATTCACAATGTGTTTTTCAATGAGCTCCAGAGTACCTTTAGGAGGGTTAATGGTAGATAGAATATATATAGGCAGAGATTGAATAACACTTTTGATCAAAACATGTCTACCACCACAAGATAACATATTACCTTGCCAAGCATTTAATCTCTTTATAACTTTAGTAACCATGCAATCAAAGTAAGAAATCTTTTTTCTACCAATATAATTGGGGCAACCAAGGTAGGTAAAAGGAAagtttttgtttaaaaaacCAGCGCAAGATCTAATTCTATTGATTCTGTAAGCACAAGTATTTGGGCTAGAAAGAAAGAAGCTTTTATCCTTATTAACCATTTGACTAGAGGCCCTCTTATACCTCTTTATCTGCTTCATGATAAGGTTAATAGATTTGGAATTTCCAATactaaaaataacaatatcatccGCATATGCAAGGTGAGTAATTTGAGGACCATTCTTGTGCATAGTAAAAGGAGTAAAGTTGGAATTGGTTAAAAGATTATTAAGAGATCTGGACAAAACCTCAGCAACAATGATGAAAAGAGAAGGTGATATAGGATCACCTTGTTTAAGGCCTTGGGAGGATGTAAAGAAACCATGTCTGGTTCCATTAATAATGATTGagtaccaaacattagaaaTGTTTCTCCATATTAAGTTAATCCAATCATCATTAAAACCAAACTTGATTAAAACTTTAGAAAGGAATGACCAAGAGAGCCTATCATAGGCCTTGGCCATATCTAATTTCAAAACCACATTTCCTCCTTTGTTTTTTTGGGAAATACTATGAATAATTTCTTGAGTAAGCATTACATTGTTAGTAATAATCCTTCCAGAAACAAAACCACTTTGGTTCTCAGAAATCAGTTTGGGTGGTAACAAATTAAGTCTCATAGCAAGaattttagaaataattttattagtaaAATTGCTTAAGCTAATTGGTCTTAATTCAGCAAAATCAGTGGGATTGTCAACTTTGGGGATTAATGCAAGGCAGGAATGTGTGTAAAACTTAGTAAGCTGTCTCCCATGGAAAAAATCATGTACAAAGGCAGTAACATCAGATTTAATAATGTGCCAACAAAAATGGAAGAACTTACCATTATAGCCATCTAGACCTGGGGCACTGTCCTTGCTCATATTGAAAACAACATGCTTGATCTCATCTTCATCTAGCATCTTAGTCAACATGTTATTGTCTTCAGAAGATATTGTCTGAGGGATGCACTCCATGATGTTGCTATCTTTGTTAGGTATGTTCAAATTGAATTGTTTCTTGAAGTGTTTGATGGCAGCTTTAGCAACTTTCTCATTTCCTTGAACCCATCTCCCTCTATGATTTTTGATTCTATGTATCTACAATCTcctcctcttattcctaagcaCACTATGGAAGTACTTGGTATTCTTATCACCATCCTTGAACCATTGAAGCTGAGTTTTCTACCTAAGCA encodes:
- the LOC132062076 gene encoding uncharacterized protein LOC132062076 — translated: MGDIANTLAIKRWWQFRQNKSVWADFLKAKYCPRMHPVGKKWQPGNSQAWKHLLWARDKSEYCIQWNINSGSCSFWWDNWTKTGPLAHTWSSFINKNNYRAKVQDFIVNQRWNAHKIYKAIPSQLALHIMSIEIGNEDTEDYAIWSPTEDGNYSNSSSWNLIRKNRYVDNFINKIWHKAIPFKMPFICWRMFSSKLPFPRAWNNANASTQDRIYCVCCHDPQLESMQYVMVEGKAADCLWKAMGGPLGLIHQHSPIRSIFSNWWNTKPENKIHILMLQATPVLICWEIWKSWTSCKYGDKNKFYHYKMVNQLLMRRGQMYAKKVESLRHKIRCNPVHWEKPATGMVKLNTDGSFFTNTRKAGIGGVVRDEARDLIFAFSVLVNCSSNNQAEAAAVNYGINW